The Paenibacillus sp. G2S3 region GCAGAAACTTTGGCAGATCATCTGGCAGGAACATAGCTTTCTTTGATTCTTCGGCTGAACTGGATGTTTGCTTCACTTTCGCATTATTATTCATATCCGCTTTTCCTCCTCCACAAGCCGTTAATAGCAAAGTAAGTGATCCTATTGCCAAAACTGTTTTTGCTGACATTCCCGGTATGCTGATAATTTTTTTAGAGCTTTTTTTCAAGAATATCGCCTCCCAATAGTAAAATTATAGCAAATGAGTCTTAGCTCTTCTGAAACACAGTATTAACAAGCGCTTAACTTTCTTGGAAGTTGACGAATACGAATTAAGCTTCCGTTAAGGAAAGTGCGATTGATCGCGTAAAAAATCATGCTATGATGATAAAAACATCGGTTATTTGGAAAGGGAATATCACAATGAATGAAGCTTCGATTTTACTTGTGGATGATGAGCTATCGCTTTTGGAGATTATGGAGACAGTGCTGCGCAAGGAAGGTTATCTGAATATTGATACTGCGATGACGGGTGAGGAGGCTATAAGCGCCTGCGAAGCCAAAAAATATGATTTGATTGTATTGGATGTGATGTTACCAGGGCGCAGTGGAATTGAAATTTGTCCTTTTATCCGACAGACGACGGACGCACCTATCCTGTTTCTTACGGCTCGAACCTCTGATTTTGATAAGCTGACCGGATTTGCTATAGGTGGGGATGATTATATCACCAAGCCCTTTAATCCTCTTGAAGTCGTCGCTCGCATAAGAGCGCAGTTGCGGAGATACTTAAGTTCACCAGCTCAATTAGGTACTGATAAGATTACAGGGACAGTTCACAGCAAATCTGCGAACGTTTACGATTACGGTAGATTTAAACTAGATGAAACAGCAGGGGAGCTGCTGGTTGAGGGTGAGCCGGTCTCTTGTCCGGCGCTTGTATTCCAATTGCTGCTGTTCTTATGTAAACATCCCAATCAAATATTCAGCAAAAGTGAATTATATGAAAAGGTTTGGGGTGAAGAAGCCTTAAGTGATGATAATACGGTCATGGTGCACATTCACCGCATAAGAGAGCGTATAGAAGCTGACCCTTCCGATCCGAAGTTTATCGTTAATGTTAGAGGTCTTGGGTACAAATTGGTTAAAGTAGAACGCCAAGAGTTGTCTGCGCCATGAATATTAAGCGCCGGTTAACGTTAAAGTTTGTTCTACAGCTCGCAATTACGGGCATGGTAGTTCTCGCTATTTCTGCCATAACATTTACTTGGATTTTGCTGCGGTTTCTTGATATTAGTCTCACGCGTGATTTTGCCAATGTGGGTCTTGAACAATTGGTAGAATCTTCTAAGATTGATGAGGATGGCATACATTTTTCTCCGAGTTTACTGGAGCAAGTGAAGAAAAATAAAGGCTGGCTACAAAGTCTAAATGAAGATGGGCAAGTCGAGAGTGCCTATAATACACCTAAAGATGTACCCATTCAATACGGTCCTGGCGAAGTAGTTGCCTATTGGACGGGTACTCAACCGTTTCCTTATAATCTGGCACTATGGATTCAAGAAAAGGATGGTAAACAGCTCGCACTGGTGTATGGTGCACCTAATGTATTAGGTCCACTGTTAAAGAAAGTGAGTGAGGGGACATTCGCTGCTGCGAAAGGGGAGCCAGTACTTCCTGATGAACTTGAAAAAGAAATTAAATCAGCCCAAGCTTTTGTTCAACTTATAGATTCATCAGGCAATGAAGTGGTTTCTTATAACAGACCTAATATGATACCCACTCAGTACTCTGTTCAAGAGCTTGCTCTTCGCACCATGTACAGTGAGCGATATGGGTACCATGTTCTTTCTTCTTTTGATAAGGAGTCAGGTCGTACTTGGATCGTGGGAGAACCCAATATCAAAGGGACAGATCCAGGTAAAAAAGTGTGGATACCAGAGGAAGTCAAGGTCGTGATCATCGGCTCATTTGCCATGCTTATTGCTTTATTGATCGCGTTTGTGTTGCTCTCCTTATGGCAAGCACATCGTTTTGGTGCGCCAATGCTGCATATGCTCGTGTGGCTCGATTCCATCGGAAATGCCATCTATACAGAGCCAATGGATCGTAAAGGACTTCGTCGCAGTCGAACAGCCGTGGGTAAATGGAGGAGAAGATACCGTGTTTTTGCTGATGTGATGGTTTCAATTGAGAAATTATCAGCAACCTTGAAGAGAGATCAAGTACTGCGGGAAGAGACGGAGAGCTTACGCGAGGAATGGATCGCCGGTGTTACCCATGATTTGAAAACCCCATTATCCTCTATCACAGGATATGCTCATTTACTGGCAGAACCCAAATATGATTGGTCGAAAGAGGAAGTCCGTAAGTTTACAACGACTATGCTAGATAAATCGGCCCATATGGACATGCTGATCAGTGATCTTGCAATGACCTATCGTCTAAAGTCAGGAATTAAACCACCTGAGACGATGGAAGTTGAATTGAACGCTTGGCTGCAACAAGCTCTCGAACAAGCTGCTGCCAATCCTGCCTACGGGAAGGCGCGAATTGTATTTCTCGCTGCACAAACCGAAGTTAGAGCTCAACTGTATACACCTTGGTTAGAGAGAGTTGTCAACAATTTAACTGCGAATGCGCTGCTCCATAATCCACCGGATACGAAGTTAACGGTCTCCCTTATTCATAAAGAAAGGGATAGCGGATATATCATTCAATTTGCTGATGACGGTGATGGAATGGATGAAGAAACAAAGATTCGATTGTTTGAGCGGTATTATCGAGGAACGGATACAGCCTCTACCACCAACGGTTCTGGTCTCGGCATGGCGATCTCTAAAGGATTGATCGAATGCATGGGTGGTCAGATTACTGTCGAGAGTCAAGTAGGTAAAGGGACAGTTATTAAGTTAATATGGAGCTGATATTTTCATTCAAGCCCTCGCTGTATTCCAACCGGAATTAGCGAGGGTTATTTGTATTTATAATGCTGAGTCGAGGTTAGGAATCATAAAGGAGTTGACATCTTATTTAATTGTAACTATTATAGTTACAGGTAAACAATTATTAAAAGGATGAAATTAATCCTAAATTGAGGAGGATTTTAAATGAAAATAGCTATAACAGGAGCAACAGGTCAATTCGGATCATTGGCGATAGAATCTCTACTAAAAACTGTACCCGCAGGGGACCTTGTAGTTAGTGTCCGGAATCCAGATAAAGCAAGAGATCTTAAAGCGCGTGGTGTGGAAGTCCGTCATGGTGACTTTGATAAGCCGGAAACATTGGATGTAGCGTTTGCCGGTGTGGATCGACTGCTAATTGTATCTTCAGATGGAGATAACGAGACTCGGATTCGCCAGCATAAAGCAGCTATTGATGCAGCCGCTAAAGCTGGTGTTGGATTCATTGCCTATACAAGCGTAGGACATGCAGAGAAGAGTGAGCTGTTCCTTGCTGAAGTACACCGTGTAACCGAAGAAGCCATTCGAGCTACCGGAATTCCTTACAGCTTCCTTCGCAACAACTGGTATATGGAGAACGAGATTGGATCTATTCAAGGAGCAGTAGCAGGTGCCCCATGGGTAACTTCTGCTGGTAGTGGTAAAGTTGGCTGGGCAGCACGAGGAGATTATGCAGAAGCTGCTGCTAATGTTCTAACTGGGGAAGGACATGAGAATACGATTTATGAATTGTCTGGCAAGCCTTTAACACAAGAGGAATTGACTGGAATTATAAGTGGCGTAATTGGAAAAGAAATTAAAGTGCTGCAAGTTGACGACGAAGCTTATGCGAAAATCATGGCTGAGGTTGGTGTACCAGAAGCTGCTCTGCCATTCGTTGTTGCGATTCAACGTGGTATTCGCGAAGGATGGCTGGATATTGAAAGTGGCGATCTAGAGAAAGTACTCAATCGTCCAGTCACTCCGTTAGCCGAAGTTATCAGTGATCTAGTAAATAATTTGCAAGCTTAAATAATATATCAAGATTCAAGGCTTCTTCTCGGTGAATAACGAGAGGAAGCCTTTTTTATTGCTCCTTAAACATCAATGATAAAGATTTCGCGAATATTCAATATTTTTAGCAAGGCTATTGTCCGATCATATGTTAATGTATTAATAATGATATAGTAGAAAACATATGTGAACTGTTGGTGTAATAAAAGTGTTTGAAATGAAGCGTGCGATATGAAAGCCTTGAGGTCAGTAGACGAAGAGAAGGGGATGATTATCAATGAGGACAAAAATCTGGATGGCTTCTGGAGCAGTTGTTGTAGTTGCTTTAGGGGCGTATTTGTTTGTGGGGGGGAACGATAAAGAGACACCTGCAGCAAGCGATACATCTAACGTTAAACAATTAGTGCAGGAATATAGTTCAAGCAGCATGAAAGACCTGTCTGCTTCCATCACTTCAGAGCAGCTCATTGTGACTGACAGCAACAATAAATCAACAAAATATGACTTACCCAAAGATGAGTTTTTTGTTTCCATCGCTCCATATGTTAAGAATACACACCCTTGTGCAACACATAGCTTGACCGGATGCCAAGGGGAATTAACGGAACAAGCGTTTAATGTATATGTTGAGGACACTGAGGGCAACGTGATTGTGGATCAAACGATAAAGTCCCAATCTAACGGGTTCATTGATCTTTGGCTACCTCGTGATAAGAAATACAATGTAACGATTGAACATAATGGAGTAAAAGCGAAAGCCGAGTTATCCACGTTTAAGAGTGATAATACTTGTGTAACAACCATGCAACTAGTAGAGAGTATCTAAGCATCAGAGACAGCGAAGTCGCTTTTATGATCGAATTCGCTTCTTCCTCTAAATATCCCGTATCGGACCCTATTGCAGCTATTTTAGCTTTTTTGATCATTTTGTGGACTTATCGGACTGTATAGCTCTTATTGCCTTGTAATGAGGCAGAATCGGAGCGTTTTAAAGGGAATAACTGCATCTGAGTCCGATAGGACGGTGAAAAGCTATAAATAATAGAAATAAGGTCATCCCAGTCCGAACCATTTTAAACCCTTCCATTTCTTGCAACCTTGATCTAATAGGTTCAAATTATGGGAGGGTTTTTCTTTGTAATTGTAAGAATAAGAAGGTTCTCAGGTATAGTTTATTTATAGTCATTTTCCACCTCTTGGAAATGGTATAATCTGATGGATATCAAGAATCGAGCTTCAATAGGGAGTGCTGTTATGCTTAGTTTTAAGAATACGACACTGGAATTGTCTAATAGTGGGATGGATACAGTTGTTCTATCAGTTGGAGCAACGGAGCAATTTGGGCCTAACTTACCTATGCATTTGGATACGCTTATTGCAGAGTTATATGCAGATGCTTATGGGAGAGAATTAAATGCTTACGTGTTACCTACTTTACCGTTCAATACCTCTGAAGAACATGCCAATTTCAAAGGAACAGTTACAGTAAGTCCAAATATTTTAACAAGTATGTTAGAAGAAATTATTTGTAATTTAATAAGACAAGGCTTTAAAAAGTTTTTGGTATGTACAGGACATGGTGGATCCTATTGGGAGGGAGCTTTCGTTAAACATATCAACTATAAGTACCCTCAGATTATTTTAATTACTGCAAATCATAATAATCATAATGCGTGGGATGAGGCCGTTGAAGCGGTAGGTTTAGAGAATTTAAATGAAATGCATGGAGGATTATTGTCCGTTTGTACTGGTATGTGGCTCTGTCCTGAGTTGGTTAAGATCAATTCAATGGGTTCAGATATCCCTACAGAAAACCGGATGTATGCAGATTATTTTGGATGGGAAAAGTTAACCCAGGATGGTTGTTGGGGTAAGTTTGAAGAAGGAAATTATACTAACGAAGAACTAGCTGAAAAAGGAAGAGTATTTTGGAATACATTCATTCAAAAAAGAACTCAAGGCTTAAAAGAAATTCTAGAAGAAGGGTATCGTCGAAAAACTCAAGGATGATTTTCTATGATAAACTTTAGTTGGCACTTCATTTTTGAGAGGAGATAGAGGAATGGATAAAGATCTGATTATCGGGGACGTTTTGCAGGAGTTAGCGGGTACACGTCGTATGCTGGAGAAGCTTCCGCAGGAGCATATGACATGGAAGCCACACGAAAAGTCAATGAGTCTTGGTGGTTTGTCCACACACCTAGTCAATCTGTTAAACTGGCAATCAGCCATTCTTCTTCACTCGGAGTTTGATTTGGCATCTGTGGCATATCGACGAGAAGCGCTGGAGAGTCCCGCCGCGGTTCTGCAAGAATTCGACATGAGCGCTCGTGAGATTGAACAATTAATTGCTGAAAGTAATGTGGAGTCGCTTGGTGCGGAGTGGACGTTACGTAATGGCGCAGTGGTCATCCGCCGTCAGTCACGGGCAGCCGCGCTTCGTACCATCGGATTAAATCATATGATTCACCACCGGGCACAGCTTGGGGTATACTTTCGCCTTCTTAATATACCAGTGCCGGGCTTGTATGGTCCCTCGGCAGATGAATTAGCAAACACTTAATAATTGCTTTCATTTCTTAACGATTTAAAGATCGTAAAGTTGAAAAAAACAAATGAGCATGATAACATTAGTTCAAATTGATGATCGGAGTTGAAAAGTATAGTGAAGTAATTATTCTTGCGACCTATGATGAATAAAACAACAAAAGCGGTTTATTTCGTTTGTTTTATTTTTTGTATGCAAGAAAGTTACTTCTTCTTTTCACTCGAACAATATATCCTTATCTAACTCCATTTGGGGCTAGATTTGCTGTATTTATTTGAGTCACAAGAAAGTAACTTTCTTGTGGCTTTTATTTTTTTCATACAGGAGGATACTTATATGTCATTAATAAATGTTACAAATCTAACCTTTGCCTATGAAGGCAGTTACGATAACATCTTTGAGAATGTAAACTTTCAAATCGATACCGATTGGAAATTAGGTTTTACCGGAAGAAACGGTAGAGGAAAGACCACTTTTATGAGTTTATTGCTTGGTAAATATGAATACAGCGGAAATATTTCTGCTCATGTCACTTTTGAATATTTTCCTTTCCAGGTGGATAACAAGGCGCTTAATACCATTGATGTGATCAGCGGGATTTTTCCGGATTATATTCATTGGAAATTAATGCGTGAACTTTCATTATTAAAGGTTTCTGAAGATGTGCTGTATCGCCCCTTTGATTCATTGTCTAACGGAGAGCAGACGAAAGTACTGTTAGCCACACTATTCATTAAGGAAAATAGTTTTCTATTGATCGATGAACCTACCAATCATCTGGATATGACGGCAAGAAAGCTGGTCAGTGATTATCTCAACACGAAAAGTGGATATATTCTGGTATCGCATGATAGATCTTTTCTTGATAATTGTGTAGACCATATTTTGTCCATCAATAAGACCAATATTGAGATTCAAAAAGGTAATTTTTCCAGCTGGTGGGAGAATAAAGTCAGACAGGATAATTTTGAGCTAGCAGAGGACGAGAAACTCAGAAGAGATATTAAACGCTTATCTGCTTCTTCTAAACGGACAGGCAACTGGTCACATGAAGTAGAAAAAACAAAAAACGGAACGAGAAATTCCGGCTTAAAGGTAGATAAAGGCTATATTGGACACAAGGCTGCTAAAATGATGAAACGCTCTAAAGCCATTGAGCAAAGACAAAATTCTGCGATCAACGAAAAGTCTAAGCTTCTTAAAAATATCGAGAATTCTGAGAATCTAGAGATTACACAGCTTGACTATCATAAACGTCAACTTGCTGAGCTAGACAATATTTCGATTTTTTACGGTGAAAAAAAGGTATGTTCAGACGTAAGCTTCACTATCGAGCAGGGTGAGCGAATTTCGCTTTCGGGTAAAAACGGCTCAGGCAAATCTAGCATCATCAAATTGATGTGTGGTGAGGATATAGATTTCACAGGCACTCTTACTAAGGATAGCCAGCTTATCATTTCCTATGTATCCCAAGACACTTCTAATCTTAAGGGGAATCTAACGGATTATGCCAGAGATAATGGAATCGATGAGAGTCTGTTTAAATCTATTCTACGAAAGCTTGATTTTTCTAGAATCCAATTTGATAAGGACATATCCACTTACAGTGGTGGTCAAAAGAAAAAAGTGCTGATTGCCAAAAGTCTTAGTGAGAAAGCTCATTTGTATATTTGGGATGAACCGCTTAATTTTATTGATGTCATTTCACGTATGCAGATAGAAGAGCTGTTGCTTGAATACATGCCAACTCTTGTTTTTGTGGAGCATGATCGGGAATTTTGCAACAATGTTGCTACGAAGATCGTTGAACTCCGCTAAGAATTTTATCCAAAGATAGTTAATGTCAAATCCTCTAGACCAATATTATTATATTAATAAAGTTAATTATTATATATATTCCAGTTTTCCAATGTACTATAATAAGATAGATGCATTGTTAGCATGTTATTAAAGAAATGAAGATTTCAAGAAACAACCTATAGAATTGAACAACAGGAGGAAATAAGTTGAGCACACAGAATGTGGGAATTCCATTAGAAGGTTTTGCAGAATTTAGCCGGACAGTAGCCGCTGAAGGTGCGGTGCTGGTAAAGAATGATAATCAGGTACTTCCGCTTGGCGAAGGTGATAATGTTGCGATTTTTGGCAGATCCCAAGTGAATTATTATCGCAGTGGTACAGGCTCCGGCGGTAGTGTCCATGTTACTTATACGACTAATTTATTGGATGGTCTTCGCACTAAGAAGAACCTTACAGTTAACGAAGAATTGGCAGCTGTCTATGAAAAGTGGATTGAACAGAATCCATTTGATAATGGTGGAGGTGCATGGGCTGCAGAACCTTGGCATCAGAAGGAAATGTCTTTGAGCGATGAACTGGTTTCCGAAGCTAGAAACAAATCCAATAAAGCCATTCTTGTAATTGGACGCACGGCAGGGGAAGATCAGGATAATGCTGATGCACCGGGCAGCTACCAATTAACAAATGATGAACAGGCGATGCTGAAGCAGGTAACTACATATTTTGAGCAAACAATCGTTGTCCTCAATGTCTCGAACATTATCGATATGAACTGGATGAACGATGATAGCTACAAATATCCGATTTCAACTGTGATTTATTCTTGGCAGGGTGGTATGGAAGGTGGGAATGCGATTGCAGATGTGCTGTCTGGTGAGGTAACTCCAAGCGGTAAACTGACAGATACAATTGCTTATTCCATCAATGATTACCCATCAACACAAAATTACGGCAATGAATTTACGAACTTGTATCAGGAAGATATCTATGTAGGATATCGTTATTTCGAAACATTTTGCCCAGATAAGGTTCAATTTGAATTTGGATATGGGTTATCTTATACAACTTTTAGTATCGAGCCAGAAGAAGCTAAATCGATTACCAGAGAAGGCGAGTCTTACATTGAAGTCGGCGTAACCGTTACCAATACAGGAACTACCTTTGCTGGTAAAGAGGTTGTTCAGGTCTATTATGAAGCTCCACAAGGTAAACTCGGTAAACCAGCTAAAGCTCTGGTATCATTTGGCAAGACAAAAGTTCTTGAACCGGGTGAAGCGCAGCGCCTTATCGTGAGTTTCCCTGTACATTCGATGGCTTCTTATGATGACGCAGGTGTGACAGGACATGCTTCTGCCTATGTTCTTGAAGAAGGTACTTACCGATTGTATGTAGGAACTAGTGTTAAACAAGTGGTGGCAGTCGGCGTTGAGGGTAAAGACGGCTACGTCGTAGAAGCTCTTCAAGTTGTAGAACAGTTGCAAGAAGCTCTTGCACCAACGGAAAGCTTTACAAGAATGACGCCCGGCGCTCGGAAAGCAGACGGTTCGTATGAAATTGTTTATGTAGAGGTTCCTAAACGTAAGATTTCGTTAGCGGAGCGGATCGAGAACAATCTTCCGGTGACGATTTCACAAACAGGAAATAAAGGATATAAATTAAGAGATGTACATGAACAGAAGATAAGTATGGAAGCCTTTATTGCACAGCTCAGTGATGAGGATTTGGCTGCAATTGTACGTGGTGAAGGGATGAGTAGTCCTTTAGTTACACCGGGTACAGCTTCTGCATTTGGTGGAGTAAGTGACAGCTTATTTAATTACGGAATTCCAGTTGCATGTACGGCTGATGGTCCTTCAGGAATTCGTATGGATAGCGGAGCTAAGGCTACTCAAGTTGCTATCGGAACACTTCTTGCAGCGACTTGGAATGCGGAATTGGTAGAAGAGCTTTATGTTATGGAAGGTCAAGAGTTGTTAAGAAATAACGTGGATTCCTTGCTTGGACCTGGCCTTAATATCCGCCGCAGTCCGCTTAATGGACGTAACTTTGAGTATTTCTCAGAAGATCCTTTGATCTCTGGGGTGTTTGCAGCTGCATGTACCCGCGGTATTTTGAAAGGCGGATCAACCGCAACGATGAAGCATTTCGCCTGCAATAATCAGGAGAAACATCGTAGTAAAGTAAACGCCGTGGTGTCTGAACGTGCGCTTCGTGAGATTTATTTGAAAGGCTTTGAAATCGCGGTGAAGCAGGGCGGTTCGAATTCTATAATGACCTCCTACAATCCAGTTAATGGACATTGGGCGGCTTCTAATTATGATTTGAACACCACGATTCTTCGCGGAGAGTGGGGCTTTAAAGGGATTGTAATGACTGACTGGTGGGCAATCATGAATGATGTTGTTAATGCCGGACCAGCAGACCGGAAATTTACAAATTGGATGGTTCGTGCACAAAACGACCTCTATATGGTTGTAGCTAACTATGGTGCAGAAATTAACGGATGGAATGACAACACCATTGAGTCCTTGGAAAATGGTACGTTAACCCGTGGAGAGCTCCAACGTTCTGCCATTAACATTTGTGAGTTTATCATGAATGCACCTGTGTTCTCGAGAAAACAGGAAATTGTAGAAACAGTTGAGTCCTTCAAAGCTAATCCATCTCTTACTGGAGACCAAGCTCAATCTTTATCTCAGAATCCACAGGTAAAACCTGTCGTAGAAGGATCGACAAGCTTTAAAGTGGAACAGGCTGGTCAATACCGTATCCTAGTGCATATCATGTCAACAGAGCCTGAACTGGCTCAAAGCGCATGTAATGTGTCAGTAAATGATCAATTGATGACAACTATTCAAACGAATGGTACGGAAGGTCAATGGATCAGACAAAAGCTTGTAAAAGTTGAACTTGAAGCAGGCCTGTATGAAATGAAATTGGAGTTCATCAAACCAGGTTTGCAGATCGATTGGATTGAATTTAATAAAATCGACTAGGTGTTATGCATTACTGTTGAATAGATCGTTAATATCATTCTTTTCTAAAAACCGCGATATTTCTCGCGGTTTTTTTGTTGTACTACTCGGATACTAAAATATGTGAAAAATTGCCCGGTACATCTACAATGGTGTGTCGGGCTTTTTGCAGTTTAAATTACTTTAGACATACTTGTCTGCATGTCCTTGCGTTTGTTCGAATAAGTTAGAAAGTAGGACAGGACAAACCATAGGTGGAGATGCGTAGAAATGGCGATGCGTAAACAAAGCTTTATTCGTGGAACGTTCATTTTAACCGTGTCGGCATTTTTTACAAAAGGGCTCGGATTTTTGAACGGAGTCTTGCTGGCACGTTTTTTGGGAGCCGAAGGGGTAGGGCTGCTCATGATTGCTCATCCACTGCTGCCCTTGTTTATTACGCTGACAGAGCTGGGGCTTCCTGTTGCGATTTCAAAGCTTGTGTCGGAAGCTGAGGTTAAGCAGGATGAAGCACGAGTGAAGCGTATTCTCAGAGTATCCTTAAGCATTACGGGTACGTTGAGTATTATACTAACTTTAGTGGCTCTATTTGGTTCTAAATGGATCGCATCGGTTTTTTTGGCCGATCAGAGGGCTTATTATGCTATGGTCGCTATTACGCCGATCATTCCAATTATTGCGATGTCAGCTGTATTGAAAGGTTATTTTCGAGGAAAACAGAACATGAATCCGCTGGCTTTTTCCGATATTATTGAGAATTTGGCGCAAATCATTGTCATTATCGGTGTCGTCAACGTTTTGCTGCCCTATGGGATTGCCTATGCAGCTGCTGGCGCTATGGCGGCTTCCGTGATCGGCGAAGGTTTTGGGTTGCTCTATCTGTTTTCTGTCTTCAAATGGGCAAATCGAGGAAAAAACAAAACTTCCCCACCGCCTACATCAAGTATTTCACCCAAAGGAGACAGTACGTTGAGAGATCTGCTGCGCATCGGCTTACCGATGACAGGCAGCGGTTTTATTCATTCCCTCTATCATGCGTTTCTCCCACTGCTGATTACGAAAAGTCTAGTCCTGTTTGGTGTAGGTGTTGAGATGGCGACTAAGCAATTCGGACTTCTGGCTGGATATGCTCTCCCAATGTTGTTTCTTCCCAGCTTCTTCACACAATCGTTGTCAACTGCATTAATACCGGCAATCAGCGAAGCAAGTGTGAGCAATAATAGCAAGCTTATGCATAGTCGGATGGATATGGCTATGCGATCCGCGCTTATTGTAGGTTTCCCATGTACAATCATCTTGTACTTATGGGCTGTACCATTAACGACTATGATCTATCATTCGCCAGAAGCGGGTGAGCTGCTAAGGCTGATTGCACCCTTGTTTTTACTTTATTATTTTGGAGCGCCACTGCAAGCGATTCTGCTTGGTTTGGGGAAAGCCTCAACCGTCATGTGGAACCATATTCTTACGAATATTTTTGAAGTGATTACGATCTTTGTTCTCGGTTCTAATATTGGAATCCAAGGGGTTGCTATAGGGTTCGGACTGGGACTCATGCTGCTGACAGTGCTGAATTTTTTATCTGTGGCAGGAACGATCGGATTTTATTTTGACTTTCGCATTGTATTCAAGGTGGGCGCGGGAGGAATTGTCATGACGATCTGCGGGTTGACGGCTCACGGTATTCTGGAACGAATGGCTCTGGGGCAGTTCCTTGAACTGTTCGGAGCGCTATTCGTTTCGTTGATCACCTACGCAGCAACATTGCAAGTTACCCATGCTTGGGAAAGAGCAGCGAAGCCTCCAACGATTACACCTGTTTCTTGAAAGAGATATAGTTAGATTAACTTTATTTATAAAGAGTCACATTAGATTAAATCTAATGTGACTTTTTTTGTGGTGAATCATTAAACCTCTACTGTTACCCAAGCCTGTTGTATTCGGAACCGAATCATCTTGCTCTATTTAGAACATACCTTTATGATGTGTTAGATAAAAGTAGATTTTATGAGAGGGGGAGCCACCTTGCTGGAGCCGTTATCTGATGAGATATTGCTGCAGAAGATTGCCATTCGCGACACGGATGCACTGGAGCAGTTATATGATAGATACGAGAGGTCTATTTATTCGTTTGC contains the following coding sequences:
- a CDS encoding glycoside hydrolase family 3 C-terminal domain-containing protein, with product MSTQNVGIPLEGFAEFSRTVAAEGAVLVKNDNQVLPLGEGDNVAIFGRSQVNYYRSGTGSGGSVHVTYTTNLLDGLRTKKNLTVNEELAAVYEKWIEQNPFDNGGGAWAAEPWHQKEMSLSDELVSEARNKSNKAILVIGRTAGEDQDNADAPGSYQLTNDEQAMLKQVTTYFEQTIVVLNVSNIIDMNWMNDDSYKYPISTVIYSWQGGMEGGNAIADVLSGEVTPSGKLTDTIAYSINDYPSTQNYGNEFTNLYQEDIYVGYRYFETFCPDKVQFEFGYGLSYTTFSIEPEEAKSITREGESYIEVGVTVTNTGTTFAGKEVVQVYYEAPQGKLGKPAKALVSFGKTKVLEPGEAQRLIVSFPVHSMASYDDAGVTGHASAYVLEEGTYRLYVGTSVKQVVAVGVEGKDGYVVEALQVVEQLQEALAPTESFTRMTPGARKADGSYEIVYVEVPKRKISLAERIENNLPVTISQTGNKGYKLRDVHEQKISMEAFIAQLSDEDLAAIVRGEGMSSPLVTPGTASAFGGVSDSLFNYGIPVACTADGPSGIRMDSGAKATQVAIGTLLAATWNAELVEELYVMEGQELLRNNVDSLLGPGLNIRRSPLNGRNFEYFSEDPLISGVFAAACTRGILKGGSTATMKHFACNNQEKHRSKVNAVVSERALREIYLKGFEIAVKQGGSNSIMTSYNPVNGHWAASNYDLNTTILRGEWGFKGIVMTDWWAIMNDVVNAGPADRKFTNWMVRAQNDLYMVVANYGAEINGWNDNTIESLENGTLTRGELQRSAINICEFIMNAPVFSRKQEIVETVESFKANPSLTGDQAQSLSQNPQVKPVVEGSTSFKVEQAGQYRILVHIMSTEPELAQSACNVSVNDQLMTTIQTNGTEGQWIRQKLVKVELEAGLYEMKLEFIKPGLQIDWIEFNKID
- the spoVB gene encoding stage V sporulation protein B, with the protein product MAMRKQSFIRGTFILTVSAFFTKGLGFLNGVLLARFLGAEGVGLLMIAHPLLPLFITLTELGLPVAISKLVSEAEVKQDEARVKRILRVSLSITGTLSIILTLVALFGSKWIASVFLADQRAYYAMVAITPIIPIIAMSAVLKGYFRGKQNMNPLAFSDIIENLAQIIVIIGVVNVLLPYGIAYAAAGAMAASVIGEGFGLLYLFSVFKWANRGKNKTSPPPTSSISPKGDSTLRDLLRIGLPMTGSGFIHSLYHAFLPLLITKSLVLFGVGVEMATKQFGLLAGYALPMLFLPSFFTQSLSTALIPAISEASVSNNSKLMHSRMDMAMRSALIVGFPCTIILYLWAVPLTTMIYHSPEAGELLRLIAPLFLLYYFGAPLQAILLGLGKASTVMWNHILTNIFEVITIFVLGSNIGIQGVAIGFGLGLMLLTVLNFLSVAGTIGFYFDFRIVFKVGAGGIVMTICGLTAHGILERMALGQFLELFGALFVSLITYAATLQVTHAWERAAKPPTITPVS